The Canis lupus dingo isolate Sandy chromosome 8, ASM325472v2, whole genome shotgun sequence genome has a segment encoding these proteins:
- the INSM2 gene encoding insulinoma-associated protein 2 yields the protein MPRGFLVKRTKRTGGSYRVRPAERVLPLLGPQGAPPFPEEASSAPQPGAQQVAAPTLEQAAAARDLSGSPCRAARVSPGEGGQEGDAAWRADGSGGPGPSPSPTKPAGAELRRAFLERCLSSPVSAESFPGGAAAVAAFSCSAAPAAAPTSGEQFLLPIRAPFPEPELHPDPAPLAAALHGLKRAAGNERRAKAPPGCTSGPAAAGVKKPKAMRKLSFADEVTTSPVLGLKIKEEEPGAPSRGPGGSRTPLGEFICQLCKEQYADPFALAQHRCSRIVRVEYRCPECDKVFSCPANLASHRRWHKPRPAAANAATVSSADGKPPPSSSSTSPDSGAVASFLAEGKEDSRAERAADQHLPARDSSREAQHQDSAPHQGLQVLSHPEPALPQVPCTEGVLGRRVPGSGSASGVGGPEVFMCPYCHKKFRRQAYLRKHLGTHEAGSARALAPGFGSEHGAPPAFACPLCGAHFPSADIRDKHRLWHALREELLLPALAGAPPEAPSPGGASDGSAQQIFSCKHCPSTFFSSPGLTRHINKCHPSESRQVLLLQMPLRPGC from the coding sequence ATGCCGAGGGGCTTCCTGGTAAAGCGAACTAAACGGACGGGCGGCTCCTACCGAGTGCGCCCAGCTGAGCGGGTCTTGCCcctgctggggccccagggggcgCCGCCCTTCCCCGAGGAGGCTTCCAGTGCCCCCCAGCCCGGTGCGCAGCAGGTGGCAGCCCCCACCTTGGagcaggcggcggcggcccgtGACCTGTCGGGGTCGCCCTGTCGGGCGGCTAGGGTGAGCCCGGGGGAGGGCGGGCAGGAAGGTGATGCGGCGTGGAGGGCGGATGGCAGCGGGGGTCccgggcccagccccagccccacgaAGCCGGCGGGCGCGGAGCTGCGCCGGGCATTCCTGGAGCGCTGCCTCAGCTCACCCGTCTCTGCAGAGTCCTTCCCCGGGGGTGCCGCCGCGGTGGCTGCTTTCTCCTGCTCGGCGGCGCCAGCAGCTGCACCGACCTCGGGGGAGCAGTTCCTGCTGCCGATCCGGGCACCGTTCCCAGAGCCGGAGCTCCATCCAGACCCTGCGCCCCTCGCGGCCGCCCTGCACGGCCTGAAGCGGGCAGCTGGCAACGAGCGCCGTGCCAAGGCACCTCCGGGCTGCACGTCTGGACCTGCGGCCGCCGGAGTCAAGAAGCCGAAGGCCATGAGGAAGTTGAGCTTCGCCGATGAAGTGACCACGTCCCCTGTCCTGGGCCTGAAGATCAAGGAGGAGGAGCCCGGAGCGCcgtcccggggccccgggggcagcCGCACGCCGCTGGGGGAGTTTATCTGCCAGCTATGCAAGGAGCAGTACGCAGACCCCTTCGCTCTGGCTCAGCACCGCTGCTCCCGCATCGTACGCGTCGAGTACCGCTGTCCCGAGTGCGACAAGGTCTTCAGCTGCCCGGCGAACCTCGCCTCCCATCGCCGCTGGCACAAACCGCGTCCCGCAGCGGCAAATGCTGCCACGGTCTCTTCAGCCGACGGGAAGCCGCCTCCCTCGTCTTCCTCGACCTCCCCAGACTCTGGGGCTGTTGCATCTTTCTTGGCGGAGGGGAAGGAGGACAGCCGGGCAGAGCGAGCGGCAGATCAGCACCTGCCGGCGAGGGACAGCTCCAGGGAGGCGCAGCACCAGGACAGCGCCCCACACCAGGGCCTCCAGGTGCTGTCCCATCCCGAGCCGGCCCTGCCTCAGGTCCCCTGCACGGAGGGGGTGTTAGGGCGCCGGGTGCCTGGGTCAGGTAGTGCCAGTGGTGTCGGGGGACCCGAGGTCTTCATGTGCCCATATTGCCACAAAAAGTTCCGTCGCCAAGCCTATCTGCGCAAGCACCTAGGCACTCACGAGGCAGGCTCCGCTCGTGCGCTTGCCCCGGGCTTTGGCTCCGAACACGGTGCCCCACCGGCCTTCGCTTGCCCACTGTGCGGGGCGCACTTCCCGTCCGCAGACATCAGGGACAAGCACCGGCTGTGGCACGCGCTCCGCGAGGAGCTGCTCCTGCCTGCTCTGGCCGGGGCGCCCCCTGAAGCGCCGAGCCCAGGCGGAGCGTCCGACGGGAGTGCTCAGCAAATTTTCTCGTGCAAGCACTGCCCTTCCACCTTTTTTAGCTCCCCGGGGCTGACCCGGCACATAAATAAGTGTCACCCCTCAGAAAGTCGGCAGGTACTGCTGCTGCAGATGCCGTTGCGGCCTGGCTGTTGA